The proteins below come from a single Jaculus jaculus isolate mJacJac1 chromosome 12, mJacJac1.mat.Y.cur, whole genome shotgun sequence genomic window:
- the Tmem265 gene encoding transmembrane protein 265, whose translation MEDEEKAVESLVSNKESAHSPSPIRCCWLRLRYWAATSIVCGCSCLGVMALVFAIKAEERHKAGRSEEAVYWGARARRFILASFAVWLAVLVLGPLLLFLLSYTIAQAE comes from the exons ATGGAGGACGAGGAGAAAGCAGTGGAGAGCTTGGTGAGCAACAAGGAATCTGCTCATTCTCCATCCCCCATCCGCTGCTGCTGGCTCCGCCTCCGCTATTGGGCAGCTACTAGCATTGTCTGTGGCTGTTCTTGCCTGGGAGTCATGGCTCTTGTGTTTGCCATCAAG GCAGAAGAGCGGCATAAGGCAGGCCGATCCGAGGAGGCAGTGTACTGGGGGGCCCGGGCCCGGAGGTTCATCCTGGCCAGTTTTGCTGTCTGGCTTGCTGTCCTTGTTCTGGGTCCCTTGCTGCTGTTTCTGCTCTCCTACACCATCGCTCAGGCTGAGTGA